Genomic window (Candidatus Bathyarchaeota archaeon):
TGATACCTGTAATTCTATCGCTATCCGTTTCCACCTCGAACGATAGCACTTCCCCAAATGGGGTCTCTCCTCCTGCGGCCTTTGCTTCATCCGTTGCCTTCATGTTTCCCAGTACTCTCTCGAGAAAGAATGCCTGGAAGGGGGGAATCGAGATAGTGAACGCGAGGCTCTCCACGGGTTTGAACAAAATGATCTCATCGTCGATACGCATGTAACCCAGGGTCACACCATCCTTTGATTTTACAGATATTCCTTTGTCTTCACTATCTAGCTGGGTTTCAATCTTTGGTGGCACAGGATTTCGGAATCCCTGCCTAACAATGCTCCTGTCGATTTCTGCTATGGCTTTCCTCAGATCCCTAATTTCTCCTTCCAATTCCCGAATGTTATCATCTAAGTTTTGACGAATCTTCAGGAGTTTCCGCATCTCGTCTTCCCCGCTCACCATTACCACGTCTGCATCTTCCTGTGGATATTTCCTTTGATCTGATTAAAAACAATCGGATAACCCGCCTCAGCATCCTCTAGAGAGCTTTTATTACTCTATGAACTGAATTTACTTTTGACATGCTAGGCCAAGGCTTCGTGAAGAGATATTATGAGCTAAGTAGGGAGAAGCAGAGCTTCCTTTGCGTTGGGCTTGACCCTGTCACTTCTAAAATGAGAGATAAATACGTGATTCCCTCGAAGCTGATCGAATATCATGGGGTAATTGAAGGAACCAAAAAGTTTTGCCTCGACGTGATCAAAGCCGTCGCTCCCTATACCCCGATAATAAAGCCTAATGCCCAATTTATCCTCTACACATTTTCCTTCCAGGACCTCAGGGAGATCGTTGAGGCAATTCACGATGGGGGGTGTCTTGCCCTCTTAGATATCAAATTTTCTGACATTGGATCCACGAACTCTGCGGGCCTCCACTGGATAACCGATGCAGGGTTCGACGCGGTCACCTTCAATCCATTCCCGGGGTATGAAAACGGAAGCGACGCCATATATACCTGGGCTAGAGAGAGGGACAAGGGGATATTCAGCCTATGCCGGATGTCCAATCCTGGGGCCCACGATTACATGTCTCAGACAGTGGGCGGGGAGCCACTCTATCTAAAGCTTGCCCGTGACGCCGCGGCTCATGGGTGCAATGGATTTGTGGTTGGATGTACTGCATCCACTGAGCTAGGGGAAATCAGATCAATTATAGGGGAGGAGCGTTTGATCCTGTCCCCTGGGCTGGGGCCTCAGGGAGGCGATCCAAAGACAGCCCTCGAGTGCGGCTCCAACGGCAATGGGGATGGTCTTATAATATCTTCATCAAGGGCAATCAACTTTGCATATGAATCTTTTGCCTGGGATTGGGTGCGGTTTGCCGAGGCTGCTGGGGCCCAAGCCTTAAGAAAACGTGATGAACTAAATGAGATAAGGAGACAGTTGATCTGATAATTCCCGCTTTAAGACTATATTTTAATAGTGCGTTACATACACAAGACTGATTTCGCGGGTGTCACATTTGAGAGAAAGGCTGATCGAGATCCGCTTTCACGGCCGGGGAGGTCAAGGGGCTTGGACGGCATCTTTGCTTCTCGCCCAGGCCGGATTGATTGAGGGGAAATATGTTCAGAGCTTCCCCGCCTTTGGACCTGAGAGATCTGGGGCGCCGTTAACTGCTTTCACAAGGATTAGCGAAGATCCAATTCACCTACATTCTAGCATTTATGAGCCTGACGTCGTTGTGGTCCTAGATCCTACCCTTATGGGTCCTTCCGTTTTCGAGGGATTGACGCAAGATACCAAGATTGTTGTGAACACTGACAAATCTCAAGAAAAGATGAGAGCAGTCCTAGGGGTGCAGCAAGGGGAACTCTATGTTCTCGACGCTACTAGCCTCGCTTTAAAAATTCTCGGGCGACCTATAACCAACACCGCCATGCTTGGGGCAGTAGTGAGGACGACTGAGATAGTGGCACTTGACTCTATACTGTGGGCTGTAGGAAAACGATTCACGGGGCGAATCGGTGAACTCAACTTGAAGTTAATAAAAACCGCGTACGTGGAGGTTGGCAAAGAATAAGTTCCAAGAATCCCGGGGCAAGTAATCTCCCAAAAGGAGCAGTAATGACTAAATCTTCCCTAGAATATCCGACAGGAGACTGGGGTGTGGAAAATCCTGTGATTAATCTAGAGAGATGTACCCAGTGCACCCTTTGCCACTACTTTTGCCCAGAGGGGACAATAGCGATGAATGATGATGGAGATCCCATTGTCAACTATGATTTCTGTAAGGGCTGTGGTATCTGCGCTGAGGAATGTCCTGTCAAGTGCATTGAGATGGTGAGAAAATAATGAACACAAAACAAACTTTGATAGGCTTGAATGGTGACGAGTCGGCGGCATACGCAACAAAGCAGGTAAACCCCGACGTTGTCGCAGCGTACCCCATAACACCCCAGACGATAATCGTTGAGAGGTTCAGTGAGTACGTAGCCAACGGCGAGGTAGATACTGAGTTTGTCTCAGTAGAGTCGGAGCACAGCGCCCTCAGCTGCTGCGTAGGCGCCTCTGCCGCCGGGGGGAGAGCCTATACAGCAACCGCCGCGAACGGGTTGGCATTGATGTTGGAGATCACTCACATCGCGTCGGGCCTTAGGTTACCTATAATCATGGCAGTGGCTAACCGTAGCGTAGGGGGGCCCCTTAACATCCACAATGACCACAGCGACTCCATGGGCGCCAGGGATAGCGGCTGGATTCAGATCCACTGTGAGAACAGCCAGGAGGTCTATGACGCTAGCCTCACAGCGTGGAGGATAGCGGAGCACCCGGACGTGTTGCTCCCGGTGATGGTTTGCCTAGACGGTTTCACACTTAGCCACACCATGGAGAATGTCTACACGCTCCAAGACAAAGTCGCTAAAGACTTTGTAGGTGAACGTGAATTCATCACAGTGAAGGGGCACATGGGAGAGACAGAATTGAGACTCAATCCTGATGTCCCCCTTAGCTTCGGCCCCGTAGACCTCCAGGATTATTATTTCGAGCATAAGCTCCACCAGGTTGAGGCCATGAAGAACGCCCTCAATGTGATCCCAGAGATCGACACAGAGTATGCAAAAGTCTCTGGGAGGAGCTACAACCTGCTTCACCCCCATAATATGAAGGATGCTGAGGTTGCCCTTCTCGGTCTTGGCTCTACGATGGGGACCGTGAGGTATGTAGTTGACCGGCTTCGAGATGAGGGGGTAAAGGCCGGCCTCATTAGGATGAGGGTATTTAGGCCGTTCCCTACTGATGCAATAATTGAGGCCCTCGGAGACTTACCTGTGGTTGGAGTATTAGACAAGTCGTTGAGCCTTGGGGCTCCAGGAGGTCCCTTATATGAAGAGATGAAGGCAGCGCTCTACCATCTCTCTGAAAAACCCATAATCACCAACTACGTTCATGGCCTTGGAGGAAGGGACACAAATCCTCAATATATCCGGGGAATGTTTGAAAACCTCTTTGAGATTAAGGACACAGGAAAGGCACCTGAGGCAGTGAACTACGTAGGAGCGATACCTTAGGGGGATTATTGGTGAGCGACCTTAATCTAAAGCAAGCCTCGAGGAAACCTGAAGTGTTAGCCTCTGGCCATAGACTCTGTGCCGGTTGTGCACACTCCATCGTAGTACGGATGATACTTAAGGCGACCCGGGGACCCACCATTGCCACAACGGCGACAGGATGCTTGGAGGTAGCCACCAGCATAATGCCATACAGCTCCTGGAATATACCCTGGATTCATAATGCCTTTGAGAATGCAGCTGCCACTGCGAGCG
Coding sequences:
- the pyrF gene encoding orotidine-5'-phosphate decarboxylase; this encodes MLGQGFVKRYYELSREKQSFLCVGLDPVTSKMRDKYVIPSKLIEYHGVIEGTKKFCLDVIKAVAPYTPIIKPNAQFILYTFSFQDLREIVEAIHDGGCLALLDIKFSDIGSTNSAGLHWITDAGFDAVTFNPFPGYENGSDAIYTWARERDKGIFSLCRMSNPGAHDYMSQTVGGEPLYLKLARDAAAHGCNGFVVGCTASTELGEIRSIIGEERLILSPGLGPQGGDPKTALECGSNGNGDGLIISSSRAINFAYESFAWDWVRFAEAAGAQALRKRDELNEIRRQLI
- a CDS encoding 2-oxoacid:acceptor oxidoreductase family protein, translated to MIEIRFHGRGGQGAWTASLLLAQAGLIEGKYVQSFPAFGPERSGAPLTAFTRISEDPIHLHSSIYEPDVVVVLDPTLMGPSVFEGLTQDTKIVVNTDKSQEKMRAVLGVQQGELYVLDATSLALKILGRPITNTAMLGAVVRTTEIVALDSILWAVGKRFTGRIGELNLKLIKTAYVEVGKE
- a CDS encoding 4Fe-4S binding protein — protein: MTKSSLEYPTGDWGVENPVINLERCTQCTLCHYFCPEGTIAMNDDGDPIVNYDFCKGCGICAEECPVKCIEMVRK
- the porA gene encoding pyruvate ferredoxin oxidoreductase, translated to MNTKQTLIGLNGDESAAYATKQVNPDVVAAYPITPQTIIVERFSEYVANGEVDTEFVSVESEHSALSCCVGASAAGGRAYTATAANGLALMLEITHIASGLRLPIIMAVANRSVGGPLNIHNDHSDSMGARDSGWIQIHCENSQEVYDASLTAWRIAEHPDVLLPVMVCLDGFTLSHTMENVYTLQDKVAKDFVGEREFITVKGHMGETELRLNPDVPLSFGPVDLQDYYFEHKLHQVEAMKNALNVIPEIDTEYAKVSGRSYNLLHPHNMKDAEVALLGLGSTMGTVRYVVDRLRDEGVKAGLIRMRVFRPFPTDAIIEALGDLPVVGVLDKSLSLGAPGGPLYEEMKAALYHLSEKPIITNYVHGLGGRDTNPQYIRGMFENLFEIKDTGKAPEAVNYVGAIP